One region of Streptomyces capillispiralis genomic DNA includes:
- a CDS encoding S9 family peptidase produces MTTEADSFPRRHARTQRFTLGAPRSFTVAPDGSRVVFLRSASGTDRANSLWVLDLDEGGERVAADPRALLGGASERLSAEERARRERSREGGAGIVGYATDAAVELAAFALSGRLFAAELRAGTARELPTPGPVIDPRPSPDGRHVAYVARGALRVVGAEGADDRALATPESEGVTYGLAEFVAAEEMGRSRGFWWAPESDRLLVARADDTPVERWWISDPAHPGREPSQVRYPAAGTANADVRLFVIGLDGVRTEVSWDRARYPYLARVHWSAAGAPLLLVQARDQRSQLILAVEPDSGRTRMVHADEDPSWLELFPGVPCWSPSGQLVRIADEGGARRLAVGERPLTGPQLHLRAVLDVSDDDVLVSASAGEEAAAPETGEVHVYRVNELGVERVSQEPGVHSAVRAAGVTVLVSATPDVPGARVRVLRDGKPTATVPSYAEDPGMSPRVTLTQGGARRIPCAVLMPRDYAGDTPLPVLMDPYGGPHGQRVLAAHNPHLTSQWFADQGFAVVVADGRGTPGRSPAWEKSIRDEVAATVVQDQVDALQALAADFPLDLGRVAIRGWSFGGYLAALAALRRPDVFHAAVVGAPVTDLRLYDTHYQERYLGHPGEQPEVYRRNSVIDDAGLVDAAEPHRPMMIIHGLADDNVVVAHSLRLSSALLAAGRPHEVLPLSGVTHMTPQEEVAENLLRLQLDFLKRALAPANGDEPR; encoded by the coding sequence ATGACGACCGAGGCTGACTCCTTCCCCCGACGGCACGCCCGTACCCAGCGCTTCACGCTCGGCGCGCCGCGTTCGTTCACCGTGGCGCCCGACGGCTCGCGTGTCGTGTTCCTGCGCTCCGCTTCCGGTACGGACCGGGCCAATTCGCTCTGGGTCCTGGACCTCGACGAGGGCGGGGAGCGCGTGGCGGCCGACCCGCGCGCCCTCCTGGGCGGCGCTTCCGAGCGCCTGTCCGCGGAGGAGCGCGCGCGGCGTGAGCGGAGCCGGGAGGGGGGTGCCGGCATCGTCGGCTATGCCACCGACGCGGCGGTCGAGTTGGCCGCTTTCGCCTTGTCAGGGCGGCTCTTCGCGGCCGAGCTGCGGGCCGGGACGGCGCGCGAACTGCCCACGCCGGGGCCGGTGATCGACCCCCGTCCTTCGCCCGACGGGCGGCACGTCGCCTACGTCGCCCGAGGTGCGCTGCGGGTCGTCGGGGCGGAGGGGGCGGACGACCGGGCGCTCGCGACCCCGGAGTCGGAGGGTGTCACCTACGGTCTGGCCGAGTTCGTCGCGGCCGAGGAGATGGGGCGTTCGCGGGGCTTCTGGTGGGCTCCGGAGTCGGACCGCCTGCTGGTGGCGCGGGCGGACGACACGCCGGTGGAGCGGTGGTGGATCTCCGATCCCGCTCATCCGGGGCGTGAGCCGAGCCAGGTCCGCTACCCCGCGGCGGGCACGGCGAACGCGGACGTACGGCTGTTCGTGATCGGGCTGGACGGGGTGCGCACGGAGGTCTCCTGGGACCGGGCGCGCTACCCCTATCTGGCACGTGTGCACTGGTCAGCGGCGGGTGCGCCGCTACTGCTCGTACAGGCGCGCGACCAGCGCAGTCAGCTGATTCTGGCCGTGGAGCCGGACTCGGGCCGGACCCGGATGGTGCACGCCGACGAAGATCCAAGTTGGCTTGAACTTTTCCCCGGGGTGCCGTGCTGGAGTCCTTCGGGGCAGTTGGTGCGGATCGCGGACGAGGGGGGTGCGCGGCGCCTCGCCGTGGGGGAACGCCCGCTCACCGGGCCGCAGTTGCACCTCCGGGCGGTGCTCGACGTCTCGGACGACGACGTACTGGTCTCGGCGTCGGCGGGCGAGGAGGCGGCCGCCCCGGAGACGGGTGAGGTGCACGTGTACCGGGTGAACGAGCTGGGCGTGGAGCGCGTCTCGCAGGAGCCCGGCGTGCACTCGGCGGTGCGTGCGGCGGGGGTGACCGTGCTCGTCTCGGCGACGCCGGACGTGCCGGGTGCGCGGGTGCGGGTGCTGCGTGACGGGAAACCGACGGCGACTGTCCCCTCGTACGCCGAAGATCCTGGTATGTCCCCCCGCGTGACGCTGACACAGGGGGGCGCACGCCGCATCCCGTGCGCCGTGCTTATGCCTCGGGACTACGCCGGTGACACCCCCTTGCCGGTGCTCATGGACCCCTATGGCGGTCCGCACGGGCAGCGGGTGCTCGCCGCCCACAACCCGCACCTGACCTCGCAGTGGTTCGCCGACCAGGGGTTCGCGGTGGTCGTCGCGGACGGGCGCGGGACGCCGGGCCGCTCGCCCGCCTGGGAGAAGTCCATCAGGGACGAGGTGGCCGCGACCGTCGTGCAGGACCAGGTCGACGCCCTCCAGGCGCTGGCCGCCGACTTCCCGCTCGACCTGGGCCGGGTGGCGATCCGGGGCTGGTCCTTCGGCGGCTACCTGGCCGCCCTCGCGGCGCTGCGCCGCCCGGACGTCTTCCACGCGGCGGTGGTGGGCGCCCCGGTCACCGATCTGCGGCTGTACGACACCCACTACCAGGAGCGCTACCTCGGGCACCCGGGCGAGCAGCCGGAGGTCTACCGCCGCAACTCGGTGATCGACGACGCGGGCCTGGTCGACGCCGCGGAGCCGCACCGTCCCATGATGATCATTCACGGGCTGGCGGACGACAACGTGGTGGTCGCCCACTCGCTGCGGCTGTCCTCGGCGCTGCTGGCGGCCGGCCGCCCGCACGAGGTGCTGCCGCTGTCCGGTGTCACGCACATGACCCCGCAGGAGGAGGTCGCCGAGAACCTGCTCCGCCTCCAGCTCGACTTCCTCAAGCGGGCGCTCGCCCCGGCAAACGGGGACGAACCGCGTTAA